A single genomic interval of Oryctolagus cuniculus chromosome 19, mOryCun1.1, whole genome shotgun sequence harbors:
- the LOC100356855 gene encoding LOW QUALITY PROTEIN: interleukin-9 receptor (The sequence of the model RefSeq protein was modified relative to this genomic sequence to represent the inferred CDS: deleted 1 base in 1 codon) produces the protein MGTWLLVCTCLCVCACWEVSVSEAGGGCARSDPPPPTPGLGPYAPTVGSQWSLTPGPRVAAFTCLNNNILRIDCRGSAPELDQGCGPWLLFTSNQVPGSKHRCVFRGSACTVLLPPTEVLVPSDSFSITLHYCVSGKEQVRLVDRQYLPRRNVKLDPPSDLQSNISSGSCVLTWSVSLALEPLTTLLSYELAFKRQEEAWEGAQHKDRIVGVTRITLEAIELEPGSTYEARLRVQMATLEDDTEEERYEGQWSEWSQPVCFRPPQRRGSLIPPWGQLDSTLVAVSIFILLSGLIYLLFKLSPRVKRSFHQDVPTPAVFFQPLYSVHNGNFQTWTGAHRPGLQLSPDGVHTLPGASESSDWETITPLTYSPMHPRESVGLQRKEGSGVGLPGAPGSEVPPAGCVEWKAQPPVYLPQEDWAPMAPTGLAASDLEDRSKYCVLGFYGGCYPTAFPGNTQSSELFQLRPVAFPVTHRAQISSQGMPMWQLVRMRGKTRAQGQQEHLWGIVLPAFFGRPWLSPESYGVRTASCILSLLMEMA, from the exons ATGGGCACCTGGCTTCTCGTCTGCacctgcctgtgtgtctgtgcctgctgggaggtctctgtctcagaggcaggaggag GGTGTGCACGGTcagaccctcccccacccacccccgggcTCGGCCCGTACGCCCCCACCGTGGGCTCCCAGTGGTCACTGACCCCGGGGCCGAGGGTTGCAGCTTTCACCTGCCTCAACAACAACATCCTGAGGATCGACTGCCGCGGCTCTGCCCCGGAGCTGGACCAGGGCTGCggcccctggctcctgttcaCCAG CAACCAGGTGCCGGGCAGCAAGCACCGGTGTGTGTTTCGGGGCAGTGCGTGCACCGTGCTGCTGCCACCCACGGAGGTGCTGGTGCCGTCTGACAGCTTCAGCATCACCCTCCACTACTGTGTGTCTGGGAAGGAGCAGGTCCGCCTGGTGGACCGGCAGTACCTGCCCCGGAGAAACG TGAAGCTGGACCCGCCCTCTGACCTGCAGAGCAACATCAGCTCCGGCTCCTGTGTCCTGACCTGGAGCGTCAGCCTTGCGTTGGAGCCACTGACCACACTTCTCAGCTACGAGCTGGCTTTCAAGAGGCAGGAAGAAGCCTGGGAG GGGGCCCAGCACAAGGACCGCATTGTTGGGGTGACCAGGATCACCCTTGAAGCCATCGAGTTGGAGCCCGGCTCCACCTACGAGGCCAGGCTGCGGGTGCAGATGGCCACACTGGAGGATGACACGGAGGAGGAGCGCTACGAGGGCCAGTGGAGCGAGTGGAGCCAGCCGGTGTGCTTCCGCCCTCCCCAGAGACGGG GTTCCCTGATCccaccctgggggcagctggACAGCACCCTTGTTGCTGTGTCCATCTTTATCCTCCTGAGTGGCCTCATCTACCTTCTGTTCAAGCTGTCACCCAG GGTAAAGAGAAGCTTCCACCAGGACGTGCCCACCCCAGCTGTGTTCTTCCAGCCCCTCTACAGTGTGCACAACGGGAACTTCCAG ACCTGGACAGGAGCCCACAGACCAGGCCTGCAGCTGAGCCCGGATGGTGTCCACACGCTACCAGGAGCCTCAGAGTCCAGTGACTGGGAGACCATCACTCCGCTCACATACAGCCCGATGCACCCACGGGAGTCTGTGGGCCTGCAGAGGAAGGAAGGCAGTGGCGtgggcctcccaggggccccaggCTCAGAGGTGCCGCCAGCAGGGTGTGTGGAGTGGAAGGCACAGCCACCTGTGTATCTGCCACAGGAGGACTGGGCTCCCATGGCCCCCACTGGGCTGGCTGCCTCAGACCTAGAGGACAGGAGCAAGTACTGTGTTTTGGGCTTCTATGGAGGTTGCTAtcccacagccttcccaggaaaCACACAGAGCTCGGAG CTGTTCCAGCTGCGGCCCGTGGCCTTTCCTGTGACCCACAGGGCTCAGATCTCCAGCCAAGGGATGCCTATGTGGCAGTTGGTCAGAATGAGGGGCAAGACCAGGGCACAGGGACAGCAGGAGCACCTTTGGGGCATTGTGCTCCCTGCTTTCTTCGGGAGGCCGTGGCTCAGCCCTGAAAGTTATGGAGTCCGGACTGCCAGCTGCATCCTGTCTTTGTTGATGGAAATGGCTTAG